In Intestinibacillus sp. Marseille-P6563, a single genomic region encodes these proteins:
- a CDS encoding substrate-binding domain-containing protein, with translation MKKWLAYICAFVLLAGLLGGCRTSGLADTVAQIRIGLCLPTRTDFLTAMESAAMREASDSDVRLDVVNVDDDQDAQIAQIEEWQEAGYAAAIVVLCEDTAAAEVLEKAGTMPVVFVNRQPADMSVLESRNNVIYIGCWEPDAGKMQGEFLAAYFQVQQNDSPRIAIIAGDKKTNASAARIDAAKQALADAGLTPKYLFEENAEWDRASAQKNFAKFLEEKPEIDAVLAANDAMGIGAAEALAQAGYAISNIPVVGVDATAEGRAAIRDGRLNFTVFQDPDAQGAGAVQAAMSLLGGTMPEGVVDSVLWIDYQPVDASTIDQLFPDD, from the coding sequence ATGAAAAAATGGCTTGCTTACATATGCGCCTTTGTGCTGTTGGCCGGGCTGCTCGGCGGATGCCGCACATCCGGTCTGGCCGATACGGTCGCTCAAATCCGCATCGGGTTATGTTTGCCCACGCGAACCGATTTTCTGACCGCCATGGAAAGCGCAGCCATGCGCGAAGCATCCGATTCCGATGTCCGGTTGGATGTGGTCAATGTCGACGACGACCAGGACGCTCAAATCGCCCAGATTGAAGAATGGCAGGAAGCCGGGTATGCGGCAGCAATCGTGGTGCTCTGTGAGGACACCGCGGCCGCAGAGGTGCTGGAAAAGGCCGGCACCATGCCGGTGGTGTTTGTCAATCGGCAGCCCGCCGATATGAGCGTTTTGGAAAGCCGCAACAATGTGATTTACATTGGCTGCTGGGAGCCGGATGCCGGCAAGATGCAGGGCGAATTTTTGGCGGCCTATTTTCAGGTGCAGCAAAATGACTCCCCGCGAATTGCCATCATCGCTGGCGACAAAAAGACCAATGCTTCTGCCGCACGCATCGACGCTGCCAAACAGGCGCTGGCCGATGCCGGACTGACCCCTAAGTACCTGTTCGAAGAAAATGCCGAATGGGACCGGGCTTCGGCACAGAAGAACTTTGCCAAATTTTTAGAAGAAAAACCGGAGATCGACGCAGTGCTTGCCGCCAATGATGCCATGGGCATCGGCGCGGCCGAAGCCCTGGCCCAGGCTGGGTATGCGATCTCCAATATCCCAGTGGTGGGTGTGGACGCAACGGCCGAAGGCCGGGCGGCCATCCGCGATGGACGGCTGAATTTTACCGTATTCCAGGACCCGGATGCCCAGGGTGCGGGTGCGGTACAGGCCGCGATGAGCCTGCTGGGCGGCACCATGCCCGAAGGTGTGGTGGACAGTGTACTTTGGATCGACTACCAGCCGGTCGATGCCAGCACTATCGATCAATTATTCCCTGACGACTAA
- a CDS encoding TIM barrel protein — MIKQCACIDTLYTELPWLERFQAAKDDGFVAVEFWDWRIRDLDATREAAEKAGIRISGFNGDADYSLVDPSQKQQYLEALEESCKAAKKVGAESVTIHSNALGDGGVVVNHYTELSHTVKLCAMFDTLKDCAKMAEKYEIDMNLEALNVLTDHVGNFLETTQMGAEMLRIIGSPRLKLLYDAYHMELNEGKVMDTLSAYIDVIGHIHIADAPGRHEPGTGYMNYKAIAKHIDSLGFQGTVGSELFPLVDTKTAVKAIMAIAED, encoded by the coding sequence ATGATCAAACAATGCGCTTGCATCGATACGTTATACACGGAACTGCCGTGGCTGGAACGTTTCCAGGCGGCCAAGGACGACGGCTTTGTCGCTGTGGAATTTTGGGATTGGCGCATCCGCGACCTGGATGCAACCCGTGAAGCGGCCGAAAAGGCTGGCATCCGCATCAGCGGCTTCAATGGCGACGCCGATTATTCGCTCGTCGATCCTTCCCAGAAGCAGCAGTACCTCGAAGCCCTGGAAGAATCGTGCAAGGCAGCCAAGAAGGTTGGCGCAGAGAGCGTGACCATCCACTCCAACGCTCTGGGCGATGGTGGTGTTGTTGTCAACCATTATACCGAACTTTCTCATACCGTCAAGCTGTGCGCAATGTTCGACACCCTGAAGGACTGCGCTAAGATGGCGGAAAAATACGAGATCGACATGAATCTGGAAGCCCTCAACGTGCTGACCGACCATGTCGGCAACTTCCTGGAAACCACTCAGATGGGCGCCGAAATGCTGCGCATCATCGGTTCGCCCCGCCTCAAGCTCCTGTATGACGCCTATCATATGGAACTGAACGAAGGCAAGGTCATGGACACCCTGTCCGCCTACATCGACGTCATCGGCCACATCCACATTGCGGATGCTCCGGGCCGTCACGAGCCGGGCACCGGTTACATGAACTACAAGGCCATTGCCAAGCACATCGATTCGCTCGGCTTCCAGGGCACCGTGGGCAGCGAACTGTTCCCGCTGGTGGACACCAAGACCGCGGTCAAGGCCATTATGGCGATCGCAGAAGACTAA
- a CDS encoding putative ABC transporter permease, with the protein MYEYSVPQWLMIFYIYCFLGWVFESCVVSVQQKRPVNRGFLRGPMLPIYGFGAGIMLHVSLPLEGHPVRIFLAGMVAATAFEYVVGVAMEAIFKVKYWDYSEHRFQFQGRICLQSSLAWGALSVLLVYALHPPVEYLVKQFTTLPLLFTTIVLSVYFVTDVVASVKTALDFAKLLEELDQKRADIMAMRDQFAAAAWQKKAEISAAAQEQYDRLADAAQDKRERLTATAENARLQMYLAIQDAEDQLNDAIRNMKRTRKSLVRGNPTLRSAKFDGTLREIKERLGRKK; encoded by the coding sequence ATGTATGAATATTCGGTCCCACAGTGGCTGATGATTTTTTACATCTATTGTTTTCTGGGCTGGGTGTTTGAGTCCTGCGTCGTATCGGTGCAGCAAAAACGGCCGGTCAACCGCGGCTTCTTGCGCGGGCCGATGCTTCCCATTTATGGCTTTGGCGCCGGGATCATGCTGCATGTATCCTTGCCGCTGGAAGGGCATCCGGTGCGCATCTTTTTGGCCGGTATGGTGGCAGCGACCGCCTTTGAATATGTGGTCGGCGTGGCGATGGAAGCCATTTTTAAGGTAAAGTATTGGGACTATTCCGAGCATCGGTTCCAGTTCCAGGGGCGCATCTGTTTGCAGTCCTCGCTGGCATGGGGCGCGCTGAGCGTGCTGCTGGTCTATGCCCTGCATCCGCCGGTCGAATATCTGGTGAAACAGTTTACCACGCTGCCGCTCCTCTTTACGACCATCGTGCTGTCGGTGTATTTTGTGACCGATGTGGTCGCTTCGGTCAAGACTGCGCTGGATTTTGCCAAGCTGCTCGAAGAATTGGACCAAAAACGTGCGGATATTATGGCTATGCGCGATCAGTTCGCGGCTGCCGCCTGGCAGAAGAAAGCCGAAATTTCGGCGGCTGCGCAGGAGCAGTATGACCGTTTGGCCGATGCGGCACAGGATAAGCGGGAGCGCTTGACGGCAACCGCCGAGAATGCACGGCTGCAAATGTATCTGGCCATTCAGGACGCTGAAGATCAGCTGAACGACGCCATTCGCAACATGAAGCGCACTCGCAAAAGCCTGGTGCGCGGCAACCCGACCTTGCGCTCAGCGAAATTTGACGGGACCCTGCGCGAGATCAAAGAGCGTCTGGGACGCAAAAAGTAA
- a CDS encoding Mini-ribonuclease 3 gives MTDFLHPQLDDAELGRISALGLAHIGDGVYEIMTRSYLVCQGMQTARGLHAKTVALVRASSQFRAAQLILPLLSEAEADVFRHGRNAKPKTIPKAASHSEYAYATALETLFGWLYLRREYDRLNQLYTVISQDFPEILAKK, from the coding sequence ATGACTGACTTTTTACATCCGCAACTGGATGACGCCGAACTCGGGCGCATTTCGGCTCTCGGGCTTGCCCACATCGGCGACGGTGTATATGAAATCATGACCCGCTCGTATCTGGTCTGCCAGGGCATGCAGACCGCCCGTGGCCTGCACGCCAAAACGGTTGCCCTGGTGCGCGCGTCGTCCCAATTTCGCGCGGCGCAGCTTATTTTGCCGCTGCTCAGCGAAGCCGAAGCCGATGTATTCCGCCACGGCCGCAACGCCAAGCCCAAAACCATCCCCAAGGCAGCATCGCATTCCGAATATGCCTATGCTACCGCGCTGGAAACCTTGTTCGGCTGGCTGTATCTGCGCCGGGAATACGATCGCCTGAACCAACTGTATACCGTCATCTCGCAGGATTTCCCTGAAATCCTGGCGAAAAAATAA
- a CDS encoding putative heavy metal-binding protein, whose product MITTTTTTIDGKRIVEYKGIVFGEVISGVNFVRDFAAGLTNFFGGRSNSYEDELQQAREAALAEMEQRAMARGANAVIGVDIDYEILGSGNNMLMVSASGTAVVYEE is encoded by the coding sequence ATGATCACGACAACAACCACCACCATTGATGGAAAACGCATTGTGGAATACAAGGGCATTGTATTCGGCGAAGTGATTTCGGGCGTTAATTTTGTCCGCGATTTTGCTGCCGGTCTGACCAACTTCTTTGGCGGCCGGTCGAACTCGTATGAAGATGAACTCCAGCAGGCGCGCGAAGCGGCGCTGGCCGAGATGGAACAGCGGGCCATGGCCCGCGGCGCCAATGCCGTCATTGGAGTCGATATCGATTACGAAATTTTAGGCTCGGGGAATAACATGCTGATGGTCAGCGCCTCGGGTACTGCTGTGGTGTATGAAGAATGA
- a CDS encoding TIGR03943 family putative permease subunit, protein MKPPAYIFIGLLESGKTTFIKEVIADPNFTLDEKTLLIRCEDGIEEYDEEFLEKYNIVLVDVEDEDELTTAALKKAHEAEKPDRVVIEFNGMWDLGHFVDEVMPNCWELYQIVASVCGPTFELYSNNLGPKMFEHITSADLIVFNRCTQKDKDYLHQRNIRAMNPRATIFLDDVDGNSEDYRDNMVMPFDLDADEIDIRDEDFGLWYVDASSEPQKYDGKTVRFKAHVLVTPQLPKGWIVPGRHGMVCCADDIQFLGFACNAGDRFPNIENKGWYTLTAHIHVEELPQYKGAGPVLDLVDIQPAEPPQEEVVYFN, encoded by the coding sequence ATGAAACCGCCTGCTTATATCTTCATTGGCTTGCTGGAAAGCGGCAAGACCACCTTTATTAAGGAAGTCATTGCAGACCCAAACTTTACGCTCGATGAAAAGACGCTGCTCATCCGCTGTGAGGATGGCATCGAGGAATACGATGAGGAATTTCTGGAGAAATACAACATTGTCCTGGTCGATGTCGAAGATGAAGACGAACTGACCACCGCAGCGCTCAAAAAGGCGCACGAGGCCGAAAAGCCCGACCGGGTTGTGATCGAGTTCAACGGCATGTGGGATTTGGGACACTTTGTCGATGAAGTGATGCCCAACTGCTGGGAACTGTATCAGATCGTCGCTTCGGTCTGCGGGCCGACCTTTGAACTGTATTCCAACAATCTAGGGCCCAAGATGTTTGAGCACATCACATCGGCTGATTTGATCGTCTTTAACCGCTGCACCCAGAAGGATAAGGATTACCTGCATCAGCGCAACATCCGCGCGATGAATCCGCGGGCAACCATCTTCCTGGATGATGTGGACGGCAATTCGGAAGATTACCGCGACAATATGGTCATGCCCTTTGACTTGGACGCCGATGAAATCGACATCAGGGATGAGGACTTCGGCCTGTGGTATGTGGACGCGAGCAGCGAGCCGCAGAAATACGACGGCAAGACCGTGCGCTTTAAGGCGCATGTGCTGGTCACGCCTCAGCTCCCCAAGGGCTGGATCGTGCCTGGCCGCCATGGCATGGTCTGCTGTGCGGATGATATTCAGTTTTTGGGCTTTGCCTGCAACGCGGGCGACCGTTTCCCGAATATCGAAAACAAGGGCTGGTATACCCTGACCGCGCACATCCATGTGGAGGAACTGCCGCAGTATAAGGGCGCGGGTCCGGTGCTCGATTTGGTCGATATCCAGCCGGCCGAGCCGCCCCAGGAAGAAGTTGTCTACTTTAATTAA
- a CDS encoding CobW family GTP-binding protein, translated as MTKIDIISGFLGAGKTTLIKKLLGEALKGQKVVLIENEFGEIGIDGGFLKEAGIQITEMNSGCICCSLVGDFGKALEEVIETYHPDRIIIEPSGVGKLSDVIRAVQGVAEHEPVVLNSFVTVVDVMKCKMYAKNFGEFFLNQIEHAGAILLSRTQNAKPDKLDQCVHLLREHNKDARIVTTPWDELTGGQMLDVMEASHSLAEELLEQIKHEHHHEHEHEHHHEHPHDHEHPHEHHHEHPHDHEHEHHHDHGPECTCGCHDHDHEHHHHHHHHHHDGCSCGHDHHADEVFQSWGVETPKKFTEDELKGCLTELGDISLGTVLRAKGIVPSADGGWLHFDYVPGMPEIRHGAADYTGRLCVIGAELDESRLVEIFGI; from the coding sequence ATGACGAAAATTGACATTATTTCGGGCTTTTTGGGCGCCGGCAAGACCACGCTCATCAAGAAGCTGCTGGGCGAAGCCCTGAAGGGCCAGAAAGTCGTGCTGATCGAGAACGAATTCGGTGAAATCGGCATCGACGGCGGCTTTTTAAAGGAAGCCGGCATTCAGATCACCGAGATGAACTCGGGCTGCATCTGCTGCTCGCTGGTGGGCGACTTCGGCAAGGCGCTCGAGGAAGTTATTGAAACCTATCATCCCGACCGCATCATCATCGAGCCGTCGGGCGTGGGCAAGCTGTCCGACGTGATTCGTGCCGTGCAGGGCGTTGCCGAGCACGAACCGGTGGTTTTAAACAGCTTTGTCACGGTCGTAGACGTGATGAAGTGTAAGATGTACGCCAAGAACTTCGGCGAATTCTTCTTGAACCAAATCGAACACGCGGGCGCGATTTTGCTCAGCCGTACCCAGAATGCAAAGCCGGATAAGCTGGACCAGTGCGTCCATCTGCTGCGTGAGCACAACAAGGATGCGCGCATCGTCACCACGCCGTGGGACGAACTGACCGGCGGACAGATGCTGGATGTCATGGAAGCCAGCCATTCGCTGGCCGAGGAACTGCTCGAACAGATCAAGCACGAGCATCACCATGAACACGAGCATGAGCATCATCACGAACACCCGCATGACCATGAGCATCCGCACGAGCACCATCATGAGCATCCGCACGACCATGAGCACGAACATCACCATGACCATGGCCCGGAATGCACCTGCGGCTGCCACGATCATGACCATGAGCACCATCATCACCATCATCACCATCACCACGACGGCTGCTCCTGCGGCCATGACCACCATGCCGACGAAGTATTTCAGAGCTGGGGTGTGGAAACGCCCAAGAAGTTCACCGAGGACGAGCTCAAGGGCTGCCTGACCGAACTGGGCGACATTTCGCTCGGTACCGTGCTGCGCGCCAAGGGCATCGTGCCCAGTGCGGATGGCGGCTGGCTGCATTTTGACTATGTGCCCGGCATGCCTGAAATCCGTCACGGCGCTGCCGACTACACCGGCCGCCTGTGCGTCATCGGCGCCGAACTGGACGAGAGCCGTCTGGTCGAGATCTTTGGGATTTAA
- a CDS encoding glutamate--tRNA ligase family protein, translating into MHLGNVLCALLAWLSARSKGGACLLRIEDLDEMRCPRSHAAQIIDDLHWLGLTWDDPDPKNPGAQHYAAVLAEMPENVVQSAYQSDRTPIYLYFENILREKGLLYPCFCSRAALHAASAPHLSDGRVVYTGTCRGLSAAEVAEKRKTRQPATRVMVPDEEISFTDGCMGPYRERLTEECGDFIIRRSDGVFAYQLAVTVDDGLMGVTEVVRGNDLIGSTARQIWLHRLFGFTPPAFYHMPLLLAPDGRRLSKRDEDLDLGRLRQHMRPERLVGALAFAAGLIDRDEPVAARDLVEAFSWDKVPQTDLYLPDIFRDF; encoded by the coding sequence ATGCACCTGGGCAATGTACTGTGTGCCCTGCTCGCCTGGCTGAGCGCGCGCAGCAAGGGGGGCGCCTGCCTGCTGCGCATTGAGGATTTGGACGAAATGCGCTGTCCGCGGAGCCATGCCGCACAAATCATCGACGACCTGCACTGGTTAGGGCTGACCTGGGATGACCCGGACCCGAAAAATCCGGGTGCGCAGCATTATGCGGCCGTGTTGGCAGAGATGCCGGAAAACGTCGTGCAGTCGGCATATCAGAGCGACCGGACACCGATTTATCTGTATTTTGAAAATATCTTGCGGGAAAAAGGACTGCTGTATCCCTGCTTTTGTTCGCGCGCCGCGCTGCACGCAGCCAGCGCGCCCCATCTGTCCGATGGACGGGTGGTGTATACCGGCACCTGCCGCGGTTTGTCGGCTGCGGAAGTGGCTGAAAAGCGCAAGACCCGGCAGCCGGCCACGCGCGTGATGGTGCCGGATGAGGAGATTTCGTTTACAGACGGCTGCATGGGGCCTTATCGTGAACGCTTGACCGAAGAATGCGGCGATTTTATCATCCGGCGGTCGGATGGGGTGTTCGCCTATCAGTTGGCTGTGACCGTGGACGATGGTTTGATGGGCGTGACCGAAGTGGTGCGCGGCAACGATTTGATCGGCTCGACGGCTCGTCAAATCTGGCTGCACCGGCTGTTCGGTTTCACACCGCCCGCGTTTTATCATATGCCGCTGTTGCTCGCGCCCGACGGGCGGCGGCTGAGCAAGCGGGATGAGGACCTTGATCTGGGACGGCTGCGGCAGCATATGCGCCCCGAACGGCTGGTGGGCGCGCTGGCGTTCGCCGCCGGGCTGATCGACCGGGATGAGCCGGTCGCGGCGCGGGATTTGGTCGAGGCTTTTTCGTGGGATAAAGTCCCCCAAACCGATTTGTATTTGCCCGACATCTTCCGCGATTTCTGA
- a CDS encoding glycoside hydrolase family 3 protein, protein MLKKIALYFVIVLLLVISLAYFLLPVFGISLPICMPTIQFDCDKKSQAAQSSAVSSTVPEEEPATPDTSDSLESHPADALLDTMTLEEKVGQLFFVRCPEEDALGETLALRPAGFLLFSRDFEGQTKDSVRDTIATYQQGSEIPMLMGVDEEGGTVVRVSKYEAFRRWPFQSPQELFEENGMDAFVYDTAEKDDLLSDLGINVNLAPVCDVSTDEEDFMYDRTLGQDAEATAEYVRTTVSQMEKDGMGSVLKHFPGYGPNGDTHEQTVIDMRDLETYRTEDFLPFEAGIEAGADAVLVSHLIISCMDENLPASLSPAVHDILREELGFEGVILTDDLAMDAIADFTQNHDAAVLAIQAGNDLIISSDFPTQYQAVLDAVYDGTLTESEIDEHVRRVLDWKHALGLIVYEDDTDVSPDDQDTTDLEDAA, encoded by the coding sequence TTGCTCAAGAAAATTGCTCTTTATTTTGTGATCGTCCTATTGCTGGTGATTTCACTGGCCTATTTTTTGCTGCCCGTCTTTGGCATCTCGCTGCCCATCTGCATGCCGACCATTCAGTTTGACTGCGACAAGAAATCGCAGGCGGCACAAAGCAGCGCGGTGTCCAGCACCGTGCCCGAAGAAGAACCCGCAACGCCCGACACCTCGGATTCGCTCGAATCCCATCCGGCCGATGCGCTGCTGGACACTATGACGCTGGAAGAAAAAGTCGGACAGCTTTTCTTTGTCCGCTGCCCGGAAGAAGATGCCCTGGGAGAGACTTTGGCCCTACGTCCGGCTGGTTTCCTGCTGTTCAGCCGCGATTTTGAAGGCCAGACCAAGGATTCGGTCCGAGACACCATTGCGACCTATCAGCAAGGTTCGGAAATCCCCATGCTCATGGGCGTGGACGAGGAAGGCGGCACGGTCGTCCGGGTGAGCAAATACGAAGCTTTCCGCCGCTGGCCGTTCCAATCGCCGCAAGAACTGTTTGAAGAAAACGGCATGGATGCGTTTGTATATGACACCGCCGAAAAGGATGATCTGCTTTCCGATTTGGGCATCAACGTCAATCTCGCGCCGGTCTGCGATGTTTCGACCGACGAAGAGGACTTTATGTATGACCGCACGCTCGGCCAGGATGCCGAAGCAACTGCCGAATATGTGCGCACGACCGTATCCCAGATGGAAAAGGACGGCATGGGCTCGGTGCTCAAGCATTTCCCCGGCTATGGTCCGAACGGCGACACCCACGAACAGACCGTCATCGACATGCGCGATCTGGAAACCTATCGCACCGAAGATTTCCTGCCATTTGAAGCTGGCATCGAAGCTGGCGCCGACGCCGTGCTCGTCAGTCATTTGATCATCTCCTGCATGGATGAAAACCTGCCAGCCTCATTGTCCCCGGCGGTACACGATATTTTGCGGGAGGAACTCGGTTTTGAAGGCGTCATTCTGACCGATGACCTTGCGATGGACGCCATTGCCGACTTTACCCAAAACCATGACGCGGCCGTATTGGCCATTCAGGCGGGCAATGATCTTATCATCAGTTCGGATTTCCCGACCCAGTATCAGGCGGTTCTGGATGCGGTCTACGACGGGACCCTGACCGAGAGCGAAATCGATGAACATGTCCGCCGGGTGCTCGACTGGAAGCATGCGCTTGGACTGATTGTCTATGAGGATGACACCGACGTATCGCCGGATGACCAAGACACCACCGATCTGGAGGATGCCGCATGA
- a CDS encoding DNA alkylation repair protein, translating to MTYDLLPLLLPLAEPAYRDFHVKLVPELDASQMLGIRMPALRKLGRELAKGPDAAIILADRTPDTYYEETVIRGVVIACAKLDLAARLEQIAAFVPYIVNWAVCDTFVSGLKFRDADLPSVRAFLEPYVTSSEEFPARFGAVMLLRFFVRPDTLDDTLRTLTALPANGYNARMAVAWALAECLVKFPESTLAHLETHPLDLWTYRKTLQKALESRRLPEALRTTLRQKRAALPKDSKEKHPFPQDS from the coding sequence ATGACTTACGATCTACTGCCCCTCTTGTTACCGCTGGCCGAACCGGCCTATCGGGATTTTCATGTCAAACTGGTGCCCGAACTGGATGCCAGCCAGATGTTAGGGATTCGTATGCCAGCCCTGCGCAAACTGGGCCGCGAACTGGCCAAAGGCCCGGATGCGGCAATCATCCTGGCTGACCGCACCCCGGACACCTATTATGAAGAAACGGTCATCCGCGGTGTGGTGATCGCCTGTGCCAAGCTGGACCTTGCTGCCCGGCTGGAACAAATTGCAGCGTTTGTGCCCTATATTGTCAACTGGGCGGTGTGCGATACCTTTGTCAGTGGCTTGAAATTCCGCGACGCCGACCTGCCGTCCGTGCGCGCCTTTTTGGAGCCCTATGTCACCTCTTCCGAGGAATTTCCTGCGCGGTTTGGCGCGGTTATGCTGCTGCGCTTTTTTGTCCGGCCGGATACGCTGGACGATACGCTGCGTACCCTGACCGCCCTGCCCGCCAACGGTTATAATGCCCGCATGGCGGTCGCTTGGGCGCTGGCCGAATGCCTGGTGAAATTCCCGGAATCAACCTTAGCTCACCTGGAAACGCATCCGCTCGACCTTTGGACCTATCGCAAGACGCTGCAAAAGGCGCTCGAATCCCGCCGACTGCCCGAGGCGCTGCGGACCACGCTGCGGCAAAAACGTGCCGCTCTGCCCAAGGATAGCAAAGAAAAGCATCCGTTTCCGCAAGATTCTTAA
- a CDS encoding Gfo/Idh/MocA family protein, which yields MRLKFGMVGGAGGFIGDVHRHAAHMDDLALLTAGCFSRNMDKNRAFAEKWNITDPSRVYPDYQTMAEAETAREDGIDFVSITTPNDTHYPIAKCFLEHGIHIMCDKPLALNAEQGRELAKLAKEKDLLFGVTYTYTGYAMIRQAREMIDAGEIGRITCIQGEYPQEWLAVSLVSGSSEQATWRQDPARSGASGCCADIGTHVECLISKMTGLHPTRVIARFDSIPADIPLETNAQMMVEFDGGIPGMIWTSQVAMGHETEVGVRIFGEKGSVEWNHLRPWELRVTRINQPPQVYTTNRDYLYPAAKELCRLPSGHMEGFYEAFGNLYRGFCMNLIAKKTGGDPGSFRYPTVEDGVRGIEFVDACLKSNANNNIWVPIEHE from the coding sequence ATGCGACTAAAATTCGGAATGGTTGGCGGTGCGGGCGGCTTCATTGGCGACGTTCACCGTCATGCAGCACACATGGATGACCTGGCCCTTCTAACGGCTGGCTGCTTCTCCCGGAATATGGACAAAAACCGTGCCTTTGCGGAGAAATGGAACATCACCGACCCTTCGCGGGTCTATCCCGATTATCAGACCATGGCCGAAGCCGAGACAGCGCGTGAGGACGGCATCGATTTTGTGTCCATCACCACGCCCAATGACACCCATTATCCAATCGCCAAATGCTTCCTGGAACACGGGATTCATATTATGTGCGATAAACCCCTGGCGCTCAATGCCGAACAGGGCCGCGAACTGGCCAAACTGGCCAAGGAAAAAGACCTCCTGTTCGGTGTGACCTATACCTACACTGGCTATGCCATGATTCGGCAGGCACGGGAAATGATCGACGCCGGTGAAATCGGCCGCATCACCTGCATCCAGGGCGAATACCCCCAGGAATGGCTGGCCGTTTCGCTGGTATCGGGCAGTTCGGAACAAGCCACCTGGCGGCAGGACCCGGCCCGTTCGGGCGCATCGGGCTGCTGCGCGGACATCGGCACCCATGTCGAATGCCTGATTTCCAAAATGACCGGCCTGCATCCTACCCGTGTTATCGCCCGGTTTGACAGCATCCCGGCTGACATCCCGCTGGAAACCAACGCCCAGATGATGGTCGAGTTTGACGGCGGCATCCCCGGCATGATCTGGACCAGCCAGGTCGCCATGGGCCATGAAACCGAAGTCGGTGTTCGTATCTTTGGCGAAAAGGGTTCGGTCGAATGGAATCATCTGCGGCCGTGGGAACTGCGGGTCACCCGCATCAACCAACCGCCCCAGGTGTATACCACCAACCGCGATTACCTGTATCCGGCAGCTAAGGAGCTTTGCCGCCTGCCCTCTGGCCATATGGAAGGCTTCTATGAGGCGTTCGGCAACCTGTACCGTGGCTTCTGCATGAATCTGATCGCCAAAAAGACCGGCGGCGACCCGGGTTCGTTCCGGTATCCGACGGTCGAAGATGGCGTACGCGGCATTGAATTTGTGGATGCCTGCCTGAAATCCAATGCCAACAACAACATTTGGGTGCCCATCGAACACGAATAA
- a CDS encoding DUF1836 domain-containing protein — MRTFAEILREVFSDRDLTPEQVPELDLYMDQVLTLLSEGLSDTKRHPDEKLITKTMINNYSKEKLISPIQGKKYSHQHIMQILCIYQMKQTLALADVKQLTGRDDVDFETCWRAYLDIKQRVRDRIPEQLASLDANLEDPGERLALCLALSAISTYMRRLCETIIDDTMPQA, encoded by the coding sequence ATGCGCACGTTTGCGGAGATTTTGCGGGAGGTCTTTTCCGACCGTGATTTGACACCCGAACAGGTGCCCGAACTCGATTTATATATGGATCAGGTGCTGACCTTGCTCAGCGAAGGCTTAAGCGATACCAAGCGCCATCCGGATGAGAAACTCATCACCAAGACCATGATCAACAATTATTCCAAGGAAAAATTGATCAGCCCCATCCAGGGCAAGAAATACAGCCATCAGCATATCATGCAGATTTTGTGCATCTATCAGATGAAGCAGACCCTGGCGCTGGCCGATGTCAAGCAGCTGACCGGGCGCGACGATGTGGATTTTGAAACCTGTTGGCGAGCCTATCTGGACATCAAGCAGCGGGTGCGCGACCGCATCCCGGAGCAGCTTGCCAGCTTGGATGCCAACTTGGAAGATCCGGGGGAACGGTTAGCGCTTTGCTTAGCATTGTCCGCAATTTCCACTTATATGCGCCGGCTGTGTGAAACAATCATCGATGATACCATGCCGCAGGCATAA